The nucleotide window AGAGAAGtgagacttggctgtcagagAGCTCTGATTTTTCACTTTCCCCATGTCTACCCCCTATTGTTTAATTAATTACACCCCCATATGCTGCCCATGGGTGAGGTCAGGGGGGCCCCTTGAATATTATTAATAGGGCCCACCCATGAGAAATGGGTTTGGGCAGAGGGGACgtccttgttttatttatatccCCAACATGCTTGCCACTGGTACTATCCCTCCCTGTTATTTTGCAGGCCCTAACCCCCATGGGATGAAGTCTTTCTAGCAACTGGGAAGAATGTTCAGTAGACATGTCCCCACCTGTTGCATGGTGGGTGGAGGCATAGGGAGGTTTTAAacctctcttaaccccttaaggacacatgacatgtcatgattcccttttattccagaagtttggtcattaaggggttaaagtaaaattgAGGTCTGTAGGAATATGAAGTAGTTAACTTTcttgtttatatgtattttatgcttagataaggtttataatcattattgctgactgaaaggatatgaaacagttaaactcttttgctttgtatgttttaaaataacGTATGACATAATTATGCTAACTGTGGCAGACTTAAACAGTAGGGTCTTCCTTCTAGAGGATGTGCGACATTGCTCAATCTCAGGATATTCTTGCCCAGACTTCATTCAAATGCTTATCTTTCTTTTGTCAGACTAGTATGTACTATTATTTACAAGGAAACGATAAATCTTGTACGACAAATCCCACGGcttatgcagggccggactggggatacaaagcagccctggaaaaaaaaaatctatgccagccccataagtcattgcgccatatattgtcgcatgtaatatgtaaggctatgtcttgccaccccagataatagagttatgttatatatatatatatagctttttctaatataatatattggtcctttcagaataaaacatttaattatacagtaagcatactcacatgcagacacagacaatctcactgacacacacaagctcattgatacacagcctcatagacaaacaatttcactaatatacataagctcattgacataaaaacccaagctcactcactagcaggcacacacacacacacacacacacacacacgcaagcaagcacgctcactagcaggcgcacacacacacagcttaatgtagtgtttctggtgtctatagcctgtccctgcaggcttttgaatgtaaacactgactttgcagagaaaaggcagtgtttacattgcttcctagtgacacctctagtgacagacactcagacggtcactagaggcgcttcctgtgtcggtgcggattggctgagatcatcaagcttgatgatctcagtcatagaggcagagaccagcacgacgttggaaaaaaaaaggtgagttaaacattatttttaaaaacacacacagacaccacgactgacacacacacacacaccatgacagacacacacaccatgatacagacacacagcatgacacagacagacacacacacacagcatgacacagcatgacacaccgcatgacacagacagacacaccgcatgacagacagacacaccacatgacacagacagacacacagcatgacacagacagacacaccgcatgacacagacagacacacagaatgacacagacagacacacagcatgacacagacagagacacagcatgacacagactcacacacagcatgacacagacagagacacagcatgacacagactcacacacagcatgacacagacagacacacagcatgacacagacacacacacacacacagcatgacacagacacacaccatgacacaaacagacacacacacacacacagcatgacagacacacacacacacagcatgacagacacacacacacagcatgacagacacacacacacacacacacagtgacagacagacacacacacacagcatgacagacacacacacacacacagcatgacagacacacacacacagcatgacacacacacacacagcatgacacacacacacacacacacacagcatgacagacacacacacacacactgacatacatactttttggtacctgtgggtgggcagactgctgtgctggcggccgcagggagaacttgattggcggccgcaggggaagctcttctgggccggcggccggtgggggagcaggctgttctgggggagcaggctgttctgtctctgctccccctccctcgcgggcTAGAAaaagaccggagccggaatatgacgtcatattccggctccggtctcattaagctgcgcgcgagggagggggagcagagacagaacagcctgctcccccaccggccgccggcccagaagagcttcccctgcggccgccaatcaagttctccctgcggccgcaggtcaccccggccccaggtgccgacggcccaccgggaaatttcccggtatcccggtgggccagtccggccctgggcttaTGTAAGAAACTGTATAAAAGTCAGCTCTGAAATATACTCATTCGAGAAATCTTGTCAAAGCATCCTGTTGTCCGTGTCTTTAATgctgacaatgattctccatcaacgTTGATTGTGGTGACCGAGGGATGGAGAACCGAGGGGAGTTGAGTCcattacagcattaaccctttcaaggTCTTATTGCCCAACCTCTGCAAGATTTGCCTTCAATGAGCCAGTCTGCTCCGGGTGGTTTGTAAGCCGTACTTTAATTTTCGTaaacaatatttaattattttaatttttttaattttgactgctatataaaatatataagtatataagtTTAGGAGGCCCCTGCCCTGGAGATGTTATAAACTCCAGTTTAACGTAAAGAAATGCTGTATGAAGGCAATCTTAAAGGATCTGACAGCCTTGTATAggactgggatattacagatctGCTGTGAGTTAATCAGATATTGATGGGCAGGGCATGAAAAGTGCTGTCCTGTAGTATGTAGCATTCATATCCTGCTCACTGAGTGATTCATGGTCTGATTTCCTGCCTTGAATACTACATCATCAGAGCAGCATTTTTCCTGCCCTGCCCACTGATATGTCTATGTGACTTGTGATAAGAGAAGACTTCCAAGATGCAACGGCATTCTATTCATAGAACGCAGCGAACTCTTGCGTTTCATCTGACCCGCAGTAGTACATCCGGTTTGCGTTCCACCCGTCGCCTTCTCTAGTTCTTGTGTGACATGTGACCTGTAGTacttccggtttgcgttccacctGCCGCCTTCTCTAGTTCTTGTGTGACATGTGACCTGTAGTacttccggtttgcgttccaccCGCCACCTTCTCTAGTTCTTGTGTGACACGTGACCTGTAGTacttccggtttgcgttccaccCGTTGTCAGCTGGTGTTCTTGTGTGGCATGTGACCAGTAGTACTTCCGGTTTGCGGTCCACGTGTACTGATTGAGCTGTCAGAGAGCACCTGGTGAGTAAATGGCTCCAGAAAGGGGTTTATTGATTATTCCCGATCGGTAATCAATAACCCTGATTTCATTGAAGATCAGAAGTTGCTGTGACCGCTGGTACCCGCACACAGCCAGAATGGGGGGGATCAGATCAAAGGAATAGACTGGGGACAGGGCTAGTTACCATGGTTACAGGTAATTATCAATAATTTATATAAActacctataataataataaaaacatcaaCACAAACCTCTCTGCTGGAAAGATGTGTTCCATTATAATGAGTACTGCTGGATTACACCTCCCATCAATCCCAGTATAATTCAGGCTGAGTTTGGTGGGAGTTAATCTATAGATCTGAGTGCTGTGCAAAAAGACCAGTTCTCCAGTTTGATAAAGGCACGTTTTTAGGGATTAGGAAATAGTAATGCTAATTGTAGtagatacatatttttattttgcaatgaaTATACCCATTAAAATAACTGGGTTTTTGTACTTAGTGTTGTCCTTTAAGAAGAAAGATAGTAGACTTTGTGATATATATTAGCCATGTGATGAGGAGCACAGTGTAAATCAAAGGTTACCTGCTACACAATTCATATTATGGCATTTATTTGACATTTCCAGTTAATTTCTATATTTCTTACAGATCCTAtggtgtttcagagaatttgtcCATAAACATGATCTCTGTGCTGCCCAGGCTGTATCTTGGCAGTGCCACAGATACAGAGAATCCACAACAATTGCATGAAAATGGCATCACGCATGTACTGACTGTGGACAGCGAGGCCCCAACGACATTGGATTCGTTCCAAACTAAATTTGTGCGTTTGTTTGACGAGGCCTGCGCAGACCTTCTGAGTTGTTTGCCTGAATGTTTAAACTTTGTGAAAGAAGCTCATGATGTATCTGAATCATCCATCCTTGTTCACTGGTgagttcattaaaggaacactccagtcaGAGAAACCACAACAGCGctttgtagtggctatggtgcccaaACCTATTTTAACTACAAATAGTTCTGCCGCTCCCTGCTTCTTCTCAGCTGCCAGGAGAGCCAGAAGGtcttgtgaatttcaaattgaaggccaaaaaaaattgaaaaccttttccaagtcagctatattttttgtatatctcTTTTGACCTAGAATTTGAAATtccaattcctgacaattcacacttttttttttttttttttttgaagaaccATCAATGTTTCAGTTTCTTCTCTTCCAATGctgtgtgtgccctggctgtgccaagTAGAATTGGATTGTGatctacattttaaaagaaaattgtgTCAAATGAAAATAAGGCTGATGATACAAGTTCTTCGTTTATTGGTGTACTTTGCAGGGAAGTGATGTTTCTCTTTTATGTATTCATTTCTTTGTTTTGGTTTTAGCCATGCGGGAGTGAGTCGTAGTGCTGCTATAATCACTGCCTATATGATGAGCACTGAAAACCTTTCCTTTGAAGATGCTTACGCAAGACTTCAGGCCATCAAAACCAATGTAAAGTAGGTTTCCAATTacacgttaaaggaacactccagccaCCATTAACATCACATCTCGCTGTAGTGATTTTAATTCCAGGAttggtttgacatcttacctgtGGTCCGCCAGGTGCTGCTCTCTGCCTCCACTACTATCTCCAGAGAGCCGGATATTCTAGGCCCTGCAGTGCTGGACTTAGTTCATTGGCTGACCGCAGTCAGCTGACCCTCTGCTTAGGATCTTTTGACTTTTCGTCTTCAGTAGTGGATGCAGGAAGCCGACCCCCAGGTGAGAAAGCAAACCATTTAAgtgtggtttgacaacttacaatgGGAGAGCACCAGGgaacttcctggcaccataactactgcagtgaactgtattggttatggtgcttggcgttTTACTTTACATTTGTGGTGATTATAGAAAGAAGTGCAGatgtttaataatataatataatataagaatTTTCACACCATAACACCTTCGTGAATACCCAggtaccctccacacacacactggtagagGAGCTCCTTTTACTGAATTATAATAATGTACTTCACTGTCCATTGTCTGATCAACACATTGCTGGAAGATTTAAAGAGACTTGATATGCAGGAAGTGatccttgttttatttatatgtattatttatataattcatTAAGACCACATGCAAAAGCAATGAAAAATACTCTCAAGTTCGATCGTACAGGAAGTGCTGCAGGGGCAGAGTGtttccccatgcacacacacacgccagGTTCGCAGTTTAATATCCGTAACTTAGAGCGACTCTGTCACCCAATTCTTACCTTGATTcaatcttttcctcttcttttaatCACTTAAAATCGGTGGtacttttcttatttttcaatctttttctattaaaatacataatacaaattAACGTTTGCGTTGTCTTACACATTTTTTCGCTGTTTGACAAAActtgaaaaaaggcagtgttatcTTTGTCAAGTTTTGAACAAGGTATTGACTTACTGGTCAAGAGAAAATATCTACGAGGTTCCTGCTGGGTCCCTCTGTATTCCTCGTGTTGTACTGTTGCACACGCTTGCGACTATAGCACTGGCGTTGGTTAAAGGCAGATAAAGCGCTATGAGCTAGTAAGGATCCAGTGGATGCAGATGGCATTGGCTACGAGGGATAGCTTCAGATAAGTAAAACACACCTTCCCTTGCACTTCTGGGTCACCGGACTCCAAGCGGTGATATCACCTTCGGGGTTCTTTGCAAATAATGCAGAGACAAAAGAAGTTGAAACAGCCTTCAAACAGGCCACATTGGGTAATTttgaaagataaaaacaaatgaaactttgctggggtttattcactaaatctaGAATTGTTGTGAACTAAAATAGAATTGCAGatgtaggcaaaaaaaaagttagtgAATAAAAGATGCAGgttagtgaatgtgtttgtgtcattgCAGAATTAACGATGAGTTCGTCAAGCAGTTGGAGCTGTTTGAAGCGATGGGCTGTCAGGTGGATATGACATGTTCAATCTACAAACAATATCGATTACAGAAAGTGACCGAGAAATATCCTGGTGAGTTCTGTAATTCTACTCTAAGGCTAGACCATATTGCTGCTTAGCTTTGAAAATGAGTGACTATTTTACCAGATGTAAGACTAAATCGTTTTCATTTTCACTATTAAaccaagttgttgttttttttttggggggggggggggtttgttttTCATTGTAGTTTTGCATGTTCTGTTATTTAGAAACTGAGCGTCCTCACTAAGTCAGTAAGCACCAAACAGCAGTTGGATAGTTCTTGGTTGTACAAATTCATCTTTCATCTACATGATTCTAATAGGAAACATTTGTACGACCACACaaaggatttaaccccttaaggaacaaacttctggaataaaagggaatcatgacatgtcacacatgtcatgtgtccctaaggggttaagtaaaggcTAATTCTCCCATATTAATACTGCTGCCACAGGTCAGGTGTGAAATGTATTTTGTGGGCTAATCATGTTAAATGTTGCACTGTGAGTGACCACCTGCTGTGTAAGGAAGCCCTATGTAGCTTTGTAGTTCTTTTCCTGTGCCCTGTTCTGTATCCCCATTGAAATGTTTGTGcaatgtttattttactttatgctGGAGCTATATACAATAAACAGAGTCCTGTTGAGTTGCCAAGAAAGAAGCTAGTTTGTCTCTTCTTTGAGGTCTTACAAGATATGGCTATTCCTCGATAGAGTAATTACTAATAAGAGTATTGCCACAGGGATGCGCAAATCATATCGCCCGACATCTGGGACATGAAGTTCCGGGCGCCGGGCaggttgttattttttattaaagggcaGAGTGACTTGTCAGGTGTGTGCCGCTGGGTGTAAGGCCCCTCCAGTCTGGCCTGAGAGGGAGAGAGCCAGCACCTCCAGTCTCCactgggtgtgagctgcagactgtgcattGTCTCCGTTCGctgaccaatcagagcgttgctgcaggttaccatggcaacactctgacttatggagatcgcgagacaatGCACAGTCAGCAGGtcacacccagcggagctgcagactggagagaCAGGCCACCAGGGAGACAGGAGGCTGGACCACCACGGAAACAAAAAGGTATTTCTAACACCCCTCCCTCATTTTGCAACCAGTCACCCATCAACTTTTGTCCAGTCCCTGCAGCGGTCACAAGTGATGGCTGTGTGAGTCAGAAAtcgatctatggaggatcctgtggaTTTATGGGATCCACCATAAACCTCAGTGTTATACTCTCGTGGCTCCTGACAAACAAAGCTCCGGGTGCTGAAGAAAACCACCAGGACAATGATAACAGGAACATCTTTAGATAAGTAAAGCTTACCTTTCCTTCGACCACCTGATCTGTCATCTTCATGGGTCTTTGCAAAAGTGAGAGATGTGCTTTAACTATGAATTGTGGGAAAACTACCAATGCAACTGACAAAGCTTAATCTAAAAGAACAGAACTAGAATAAAATTCTTCATTGCGGTCATTTTTCGCCTTTGACAGCTCCCTTGTCAATTCTGGACAGTTTCCAGTTTAGAAAGCTGATATTTGCACTTGgttctgtccctttaaccccttaaggaccaaacttctggaataaaagggaatcatgacatgtcacacatgtcatgtgtccttaaggggttaaacttgtttCAATTACTTTTCCAATTTAATGAACTGTCCGtttgattttaaaaataatgaTATTCAAATAACTACATTACATTATGCCTTTAGGATCACTATTTGAATATTCTCTCTGAATACCTATTTCAGAATTGCAAAAGCTGCCACGGGAAGTGTTTGCGTCTGACCCCAGCTCCCTCGGTCAAACTGCCGAGACTCTATACCGATGTAGAAAATGCAGGTATCTATTAGCTAGCGATGTGAAGATGTACCTACATACAGCCTTTTAGTTAAGTTTGAGTGAAGACTTGAGTTAAGTCTGTATTTTAACGTTTTACATGCATTTATTACATAATTTTTatcacaatttaaagggacactaaaggcaccaaaaAACTTAATGgggttgttttggtgtatagctcatgtatctgcagtctccctgctctattctctgccatttaggtatATAATCaccttgtttatgcagccttagtcacacctccttgcatgtggcTTGCACagtctttctaaacacttcctgtaaagagtcatcacatttttacacttcctctattgcgtATTGCCTTCTAGACACTGCATGatcttcctgtgtgtgattaaagttaaatttacagagcaggagataaaaactgctAAAGCCAGTTATCATCTGATGGAaaaatgaaaacctttttttttttttttttcatagacgCTGTGTCAGTCAGGGTAGGTGTGGCTTGGACGggataaacagaaacagaagtgattttactcctaaatggcaattaATTTGGCAGTGAAAATGcaagagcatgatctatacacaaaaacagaaTCGCTAAGCTAACCTTTTTGGTTAGATAACTGGGACctcatcatgcaaaaaaaaaaaaaaaaaaaaagcatttaagcATACCTGTATTCAATCACTGCTCCTCCTTTGACAaagttatacatatattttgatgACCCACAccatagtggttatgttgcttgaaCCGTTTCTTTTAGTTTATTTAGGACTTTATCATTGCTTTTCCTTACAGACGCTCATTGTTTCGGGCCACCAGTATCCTCAGCCACGTCGTAGGTGATGGTCCTGCTGCATTTGTTCATAAGAAGTTGAATTCAGCCACCTCCGCATTAGACCTGAAGAAGTGTACTTCCTATTTTGTGGAGCCTGTGCAGTGGATGGAGGAGACTCTGCTGGGTGTATTGGATGGTCAGGTAGGACCGGAAGACCCAGTTTCATTAAATCTCACCATTTTCTTGTCCTCTTTACGTTCAGCTCTATGAACATTGCAGAAGCAGAGCTACATTTGCAAGTTGTAACTGTTTTTGGTTCTAGCATTTTCCAATAGTTCAGATACTTCATTTATTTTTCCCATTCTCCAGAGTAGTAACAAACAGTCCTATTAAAGAAACAACCGGCCTCCTAAAGCACATCTGCTTGCTAAACTGTTTTATATGTAGActgtcctttttatttatttatttttttttttttagtgtagatttcaatagaaattgacacttttataaattaaccttgttacacctccccGCTAGCAATCAGGTAACATATCAGAGAcctcaattgcccagagcacctgccttgcaaagacttctcaataaTTGCAgttagaagtctgtgattggacaactacAGAAactctgggcagggttagaagggggagGATTTCTAAAGGCTGTAGACAAGAGATGCAGccgtttttagatataccacaaatgaatAATTTTTTTCGAAGGTATAGCTATTAGActctgattttaatttttttgtaaatttgggCGGTGAAGAGTCCCTttgaatatttaaattgtattgtttagaaaaaaaataaaaaattttaaactTAAATGAGTACTCCAGGgtggaatttcttttttttttattagtttttttttttttaatacattgcataaataatttatataaaaaaatatgcagaaGACTACCAATCCAAAATAACACAAGATAGAAAGCATCATGTTTTAGGATTCCCTAAACTGTTGCACATACCTACACATTACATGAACATTGAGATTTACCCATTCCCAACAGTAGGTTGGTCTATACAATAACCCTCACAGTGATGGCAAAATGGCCAAAACATGTCCAGCAGTGCAGACTACCTACACCAAAATGGGAGGCTCTTGATTGGCCAAACTATTTCATGGTGGCAGAGTTTTCAAATGATTATGTAGGTAATGTAGGTATGCGTTTTCTATTTACTATTTAATTtggttatttttaatattatttgtatttaatttgttttattaatgaatcgtctataccagggataggcaacctt belongs to Pelobates fuscus isolate aPelFus1 chromosome 7, aPelFus1.pri, whole genome shotgun sequence and includes:
- the DUSP12 gene encoding dual specificity protein phosphatase 12; the protein is MISVLPRLYLGSATDTENPQQLHENGITHVLTVDSEAPTTLDSFQTKFVRLFDEACADLLSCLPECLNFVKEAHDVSESSILVHCHAGVSRSAAIITAYMMSTENLSFEDAYARLQAIKTNVKINDEFVKQLELFEAMGCQVDMTCSIYKQYRLQKVTEKYPELQKLPREVFASDPSSLGQTAETLYRCRKCRRSLFRATSILSHVVGDGPAAFVHKKLNSATSALDLKKCTSYFVEPVQWMEETLLGVLDGQLLCPKCSSKLGCFNWYGEQCSCGRWVTPAFQVHKNRVDEVKAVQIRGIQT